The Longimicrobium sp. genome includes a window with the following:
- a CDS encoding DUF1186 domain-containing protein, with protein sequence MRRERTSTTYNSYFESRDMEASYSPPVAQLLELGEEPARQSPWHDYLALGLTREHVPELIRLLTDPDVQEYDEESARGFWPPIHAWRALGQLQAEEALEPLATLLQEPEDEEDDWRLTDIPRVLGMIGPAAIPVAQRIVAREELDVYTRYAAMAVLSEVATRWPEARDQSVEILTGYLHDWENRDPEFNAFVISHLMHIGATEAAPLITDAFEAGAVDLSLVGDWEDVQVEMGLLAERTTPRADNFPYKMRSSSAPPPEAAPRHARSTQKAKNRRKDARASRKRNRRK encoded by the coding sequence ATGCGGCGCGAGCGCACCTCCACCACCTACAACTCATACTTCGAATCACGCGACATGGAAGCATCGTACTCACCGCCCGTGGCGCAGCTGCTGGAGCTTGGCGAGGAACCGGCTCGCCAGAGCCCGTGGCACGACTACCTGGCGCTGGGGCTCACGCGAGAGCACGTGCCGGAGCTGATCCGACTGCTCACCGACCCGGACGTGCAGGAATACGACGAGGAAAGCGCACGGGGGTTCTGGCCGCCGATCCACGCGTGGCGAGCGCTGGGGCAGCTTCAGGCGGAGGAGGCGCTGGAGCCGCTCGCGACGCTCCTCCAGGAGCCGGAGGACGAGGAGGACGACTGGAGGCTCACTGATATTCCGAGAGTGCTCGGGATGATCGGCCCGGCCGCGATCCCGGTAGCCCAGAGAATCGTGGCGCGGGAAGAGCTCGACGTATATACCCGCTACGCCGCCATGGCCGTCCTGAGCGAGGTGGCGACCCGCTGGCCGGAGGCGCGGGACCAGTCCGTCGAGATCCTGACCGGGTACCTCCACGACTGGGAAAACCGCGATCCCGAGTTCAACGCCTTCGTGATTTCACATCTCATGCACATCGGCGCGACGGAGGCCGCACCCCTCATCACCGACGCGTTCGAGGCGGGCGCGGTGGATCTTTCGCTGGTCGGCGACTGGGAGGACGTGCAGGTGGAGATGGGATTGCTCGCCGAACGCACCACGCCGCGCGCAGACAATTTCCCGTACAAGATGCGTAGTTCGTCGGCTCCCCCGCCGGAGGCGGCGCCCAGGCACGCCCGCTCCACCCAGAAGGCGAAGAACCGCCGCAAGGACGCCAGGGCTTCACGCAAGCGCAACCGGCGGAAGTAG
- a CDS encoding TIGR02679 family protein: MRRDVVEDLLTLLRNPAFAPLLDALHRSLERHGAPKGVLTIETPDQADALHDLVGRLLRPGGTMRVAEIDRILRERTRFRCSLREALELHLGAPIVWKKEGEERALAARERAISRCFQMLPSLGLSMGAQTRMMTWLHAGESALRADFHRWGEATLLDAVRAVARVFDCMPGSASPPIYLAELANEVTGNAHGLDADRPAGALLLRALEFTFPEAARREERRTVAWRTLLLSEAGIARDPVSVRVDTFGLCGDDEYLRVLRKKGVDRPLTLYSLAELGGDVRAWRDVAFVVENPTVFAALVRHVNAHYRADHHPTLICTNGNLNTADHQLLRLLTETGVHLFYSGDFDAGGLEIAAAVLDRYAASASPWRMEPEDYRAAVRAGSAALDPAAVQTSARLFPGLVAEMSVLRQAAHHEGLIDSLKADLDRFVLRGEPPPRRGGDPGTARSVHAAR, from the coding sequence GTGCGACGTGACGTCGTCGAGGATCTGCTCACGCTCCTGCGGAACCCCGCTTTTGCTCCACTGCTGGATGCGCTGCACCGCTCGTTGGAGCGGCACGGCGCGCCAAAGGGGGTGCTCACCATCGAGACGCCGGATCAGGCCGATGCGCTGCACGACCTGGTCGGCAGGCTCTTGCGTCCGGGTGGCACGATGCGCGTGGCCGAGATCGACCGGATCCTTCGGGAGAGGACCCGGTTTCGGTGTTCGCTCCGCGAAGCGCTGGAGCTTCACCTCGGTGCGCCCATCGTCTGGAAGAAGGAAGGGGAGGAGCGTGCGCTGGCCGCGAGGGAGCGCGCCATCAGCCGCTGTTTCCAGATGCTCCCTTCGCTAGGGCTCTCCATGGGCGCGCAGACCCGGATGATGACGTGGCTGCACGCGGGTGAGTCGGCGCTCCGCGCGGACTTCCACCGCTGGGGCGAGGCGACGCTGCTGGACGCCGTGCGTGCCGTCGCGCGGGTGTTCGACTGCATGCCGGGGAGCGCCTCGCCGCCCATCTACCTGGCGGAGCTGGCGAACGAGGTCACTGGAAACGCGCATGGGCTGGACGCCGACCGCCCCGCCGGCGCGCTCCTCCTGCGGGCACTGGAGTTCACCTTCCCGGAAGCGGCGCGGCGCGAGGAGCGTCGTACCGTGGCCTGGCGGACCCTTCTGCTGTCCGAGGCGGGGATCGCGCGCGATCCGGTCTCCGTACGCGTGGACACCTTTGGCCTGTGCGGGGACGACGAATACCTGAGGGTGCTTCGCAAAAAGGGGGTGGATCGTCCGCTGACGCTCTACTCCCTGGCTGAGCTGGGCGGAGACGTGCGCGCCTGGAGGGATGTCGCTTTCGTGGTGGAGAACCCCACCGTCTTCGCGGCGCTCGTACGGCACGTGAACGCCCACTATCGTGCCGACCACCACCCCACGCTCATCTGCACCAACGGTAACCTGAACACCGCCGACCATCAGCTGCTCCGGCTTCTCACGGAAACCGGGGTCCATCTCTTCTACAGCGGAGACTTCGATGCTGGAGGGCTGGAGATCGCCGCGGCGGTGCTCGACCGCTATGCCGCGTCCGCAAGCCCGTGGCGCATGGAGCCGGAAGACTACCGGGCGGCAGTGCGCGCCGGCAGCGCGGCGCTCGACCCTGCCGCCGTTCAGACTTCCGCACGCCTCTTCCCGGGCCTGGTCGCCGAGATGTCCGTTCTCCGCCAGGCCGCCCACCATGAGGGTCTCATCGATTCGCTCAAGGCCGATCTGGACCGGTTCGTCCTCCGCGGCGAACCGCCGCCCCGGCGCGGTGGTGATCCAGGCACCGCTCGCTCCGTGCACGCCGCGCGGTAG